The following are encoded together in the Penicillium digitatum chromosome 3, complete sequence genome:
- a CDS encoding Arp complex subunit has product MSQSLRPYLQAVRSSLTAALTISNFASQTSERHNCPEVEANSSPEILLNPLHISRNENEKVKIEPSYNSVRISIRIKQADEIEHILVHKFTRFLTQRAESFFILRRKPVEGYDISFLITNFHTEKMLTHKLIDFVIEFMEEVDKEISEMKLFLNARARFVAESFLTPFD; this is encoded by the exons ATG AGTCAATCTCTCCGGCCCTACCTCCAGGC TGTTCGGTCCTCTCTGACCGCGGCTCTTACGATCTCCAACTTCGCTTCTCAGACATCCGAGCGGCA TAACTGTCCAGAGGTCGAGGCAAATTCTTCACCCGAGATCCTACTGAACCC GTTGCACATTAGCAGGAATGAAAATGAAAAGGTGAAAATTGAGCCAAGCTACAATTCTGTACGCATAAGCATCAGAATCAAGCAGGCAGATGAGATCGAGCACATTCTTGTTCACAAATTCACTCGGTTCCTCACCCAGCGAGCGGAATCATTCTTCATTCTGCGCCGGAAGCCAGTGGAAGGATATGACATCAGTTTCCTCATTACGAACTTCCACACGGAAAAAATGCTGACCCACAAGCTGATCGATTTCGTGATCGAGTTCATGGAAGAGGTGGACAAGGAGATTTCGGAGATGAAGCTCTTC TTGAATGCCCGTGCTCGATTTGTTGCTGAGTCTTTCCTGACACCG TTCGATTAA
- a CDS encoding TIGR02453 family protein, whose product MPQRSCRPDPTSPGAPTAPKRRASARLSAGEPGVKRVKSNVELSLHQAKSTASKSKYFEPEDSDEPDTDSDASVGESSGSVYEEPKEESPADEVEPEEFSDTDEDAKKKFSARGKQRQSASSGNDSIKGKELWREGVRAGLEPGQEVIIAKPKARDAGKTPYQDETLHPNTRLFLIDLAGNNDRQWLKAHDADYRAAKKDFETFVGSLTPKIVEVDTTIPELPVKDLVIRIHRDLRFSKNPLPYKTHFSAAWSRTGRKGPYAAYYVHFQPGTCSIGCGLWNPESEPLALLREDIDENSAGLKDVLRAPDMRRKFLKGAPDDDDAVVDAFVHHNRESALKTKPKGYEADNKNIKLLRLRSFTIGKPISDEELTGDDAQEKIAALVGVMEPFVTYLNSVVMPDQ is encoded by the exons ATGCCTCAACGGTCGTGTCGGCCTGATCCTACGTCGCCTGGAGCGCCTACGGCGCCAAAGCGACGCGCTTCAGCCAGGCTGTCCGCTGGCGAACCAGGGGTCAAACGGGTCAAGTCAAACGTTGAGCTGTCCCTTCACCAGGCAAAGTCCACGGCCAGCAAAAGCAAGTACTTCGAGCCCGAAGACTCGGACGAGCCTGACACGGACTCCGATGCCTCTGTGGGGGAATCCTCTGGCTCTGTGTACGAGGAACCAAAGGAGGAATCCCCGGCCGACGAAGTGGAGCCGGAAGAATTCTCCGACACCGACGAGGACGCTAAGAAGAAATTCAGCGCGAGGGGGAAGCAACGACAAAGCGCTAGCAGCGGAAACGACAGCATCAAAGGCAAAGAGCTCTGGCGCGAAGGCGTTAGAGCGGGTCTGGAGCCCGGGCAAGAAGTTATCATCGCTAAGCCCAAGGCCCGAGACGCGGGGAAAACCCCGTACCAGGATGAGACGCTGCATCCCAATACCAGACTGTTTTTGATCGATCTGGCTGGTAATAATGACCGCCAATGGCTAAAAG CGCATGATGCGGATTATCGCGCGGCAAAGAAGGACTTCGAGACATTCGTGGGTTCCCTCACACCGAAGATTGTAGAGGTAGACACTACAATTCCCGAACTTCCTGTGAAGGACCTG GTAATTCGCATTCACAGGGATTTGCGCTTCAGCAAGAATCCACTTCCGTACAAG ACGCATTTCTCTGCTGCCTG GTCTCGGACTGGTAGGAAGGGCCCGTATGCAGCATACTATGTGCATTTCCAGCCAGGCACTTGTTCTATTG GATGTGGTCTGTGGAACCCCGAGTCAGAGCCACTTGCACTGCTGCGAGAGGATATCGATGAGAACTCGGCTGGCTTAAAGGACGTGCTCCGGGCGCCGGATATGCGTCGTAAATTTCTGAAGGGAGCGCCCGACGATGACGATGCGGTTGTGGACGCTTTTGTGCATCACAATAGGGAGTCTGCTCTCAAAACGAAGCCCAAG GGCTACGAGGCTGACAACAAGAACATCAAATTACTTCGACTACGCAGTTTTACTATTGGAAAGCCCATTTCGGACGAGGAACTCACTGGAGACGATGCTCAAGAGAAGATTGCTGCTTTGGTTGGGGTCATGGAACCTTTC GTGACGTATCTCAACAGTGTGGTGATGCCCGATCAGTGA
- a CDS encoding Ubiquitin carboxyl-terminal hydrolase: MAAIPIIVKHAGKRHEVELDPTSNGETLKYQLFSLTGVEPDRQKVLVKGGQLKDDTPLSSLNAKPGQVFMMMGTPLGGQGSADLGRPKETVKFLEDMTEAEVARQEGATPAGLQNLGNTCYLNSSLQTLRSVPELQEELLRYRPSVGTGQSSLSDLSSFGIGGLGGSRDLAASLRDLFKQMSETQKGIPPLMFLKSLRAVFPQFAQRDRNGQGYSQQDAEEAFSQILNQLRAKLTITEGEGESTTTTSFVDKYLAGQFESVTECEDPAAKELGEQPTQSSAVFYKLDCHIGKETNHLHDGILAGLEEEIEKKSPLLDRNSVYKKRSRIARLPKYLTVHFVRFYWKRETQKKAKIMRKVTFPAELDVVEFCTQDLRTQLVPIRDKVREIRKEELEVERSQKRQRIAEERAERQQKETNLGESVEPMQKKKATEENKSKVNDKDGDSHMEETFKTDAEYEAEKAESIRVAKKELQELVNQRGAGDSGTNQSGLYELRAVITHQGASADSGHYTAYVKKQEQNERQTGSKRREADDKWWWFNDDTVTEVEAQKIETLSGGGESHSALICLYRAIELPKSE; encoded by the exons ATGGCGGCTATACCGA TTATTGTCAAACACGCCGGCAAGCGCCACGAAGTCGAGCTCGATCCTACGTCGAACGGCGAAACACTCAAGTACCAACTCTTTTCCTTGACTGGTGTGGAACCTGACCGCCAAAAGGTTTTGGTTAAAGGTGGCCAGCTTAAAGATGATACTCCTCTTTCGTCACTTAATGCCAAACCCGGGCAGGTGTTCATGATGATGGGCACCCCATTGGGAGGTCAAGGTTCCGCGGACCTTGGTCGGCCAAAGGAGACCGTCAAATTCCTGGAAGACATGACTGAAGCCGAGGTGGCACGACAGGAGGGTGCTACCCCTGCTGGTTTGCAGAACCTGGGGAACACATGCTACCTCAACTCTTCCCTACAGACCTTGCGGAGTGTCCCGGAGCTTCAGGAGGAGCTCTTGCGATATCGACCAAGTGTAGGAACTGGACAGTCGAGTCTGTCAGACCTCAGCAGCTTTGGTATTGGTGGTCTTGGAGGTTCTCGGGATTTGGCCGCTTCTCTGCGAGATCTGTTCAAGCAAATGTCCGAGACCCAGAAGGGTATTCCCCCTCTGATGTTCCTCAAATCCCTCCGAGCCGTCTTCCCTCAATTCGCCCAACGTGACCGAAATGGACAAGGATACTCCCAACAGGATGCCGAAGAGGCTTTCTCCCAGATCTTGAACCAGTTGCGAGCTAAGTTGACCATCACCGAGGGCGAGGGAGAGTCTACCACTACCACGTCATTTGTAGATAAATATCTTGCGGGCCAATTTGAATCGGTCACCGAGTGTGAAGATCCAGCCGCTAAGGAACTTGGCGAGCAACCGACTCAGAGTTCTGCTGTTTTCTACAAACTTGATTGTCATATCGGAAAAGAAACGAATCACCTGCATGATGGAATTCTGGCTGGTCTCGAAGAGGAAATCGAGAAAAAATCTCCTCTTTTGGATCGCAACTCTGTGTACAAGAAGCGTTCTCGCATCGCCCGGCTGCCGAAATACCTCACAGTCCATTTTGTCCGATTTTACTGGAAGCGTGAGACACAAAAGAAGGCTAAGATCATGCGCAAAGTGACATTCCCTGCCGAGTTGGATGTTGTAGAGTTTTGTACCCAGGACCTCCGAACGCAACTCGTCCCTATTCGTGACAAGGTTCGCGAGATCCGCAAGGAAGAGCTGGAAGTCGAACGATCTCAGAAACGTCAAAGAATTGCCGAAGAGCGCGCAGAGCGTCAGCAGAAAGAGACCAATCTGGGCGAAAGCGTGGAGCCAatgcagaagaagaaggccacTGAGGAGAACAAGTCTAAAGTGAACGACAAGGACGGCGATAGCCACATGGAGGAAACTTTCAAAACCGATGCCGAGTACGAAGCAGAAAAAGCGGAATCGATCCGCGTTGCTAAGAAAGAGCTCCAAGAACTCGTCAACCAACGGGGTGCTGGAGACAGCGGGACCAATCAGTCCGGTCTGTATGAGCTTCGTGCCGTGATTACCCACCAAGGTGCTAGCGCCGATAGCGGTCACTACACGGCATATGTCAAGAAACAGGAGCAGAATGAGCGTCAGACTGGCAGCAAGCGCCGCGAGGCAGACGACAAGTGGTGGTGGTTCAACGACGACACAGTGACTGAGGTGGAGGCGCAGAAGATCGAGACCCTTTCGGGTGGCG GCGAGTCACACTCTGCCCTCATTTGCCTCTACCGCGCGATTGAGCTGCCCAAATCCGAGTGA
- a CDS encoding Nucleotide-binding, alpha-beta plait translates to MSEQSGQMPELDEWHTTISLLAANLNLLILNEEAHPEPQTVSGSHSRKHSPSRIASGSSPLNKSSSDSTLSSQSSAQASAPKVAQVSSTFPSHPPLPSTPSSLISSHHQSSSSSSTIHSPAKNPQSAAGYSSNSFEFVPQTHPPLSFQPQFYQCPFETIPQIYHNPVDFARQLSPTSSSKPESLPSNNANMGWPFDLEGIPDYGDIVRFEGYSIEDLLQQASTPFGSITEMRPPYRNGVLMISNIPYTVTRQEVASFLGRSANLLPSSQGCPIHIIMERSTGKTMDCYVEFPTKEDAEDTVNRINHAYDAGSMPRMGSRHVDIELSTPAKLLKAAFPRAKCISWENGIPVQLVNKDSWSTGFDGFLTDEELFCLVRLAEQPHRSAFASKVPQRCYESFITTIWKFPWHATHLYTVHHRNALFRTLGTLIKTLVERMQKTNTVGLDIRLLNELVHAGICCPAFNPRMKYCFAWWSKDQRGIESLDHDWCLYFPFDTLTYVPGQSSAAIQFYSYVMSNGSVLRTENDGLLNKHTHPEIERIFGRFWFEWDDGVARNKIFKDAIIYEASVLRKFIITGFQQLHRRKSSISTIGTAPGSSPTHSLASVDSQRTISISQSVSVNPNPASQESSTVSATSNMPSSLHEHSNDWNVPGNPHASSQRLDADQYLPDTPTHRPRASVPPYRPPHQRPADQTKSRNQAVSWRMPQAQEVLVAGSTQSHTEIRPVYRAPHSTAQNVRSSSDPFGPVPSIAPTSHRSRSDATRLSNIDQRAFDELRAAGRGTRSAKK, encoded by the exons ATGAGTGAACAATCCGGGCAGATGCCCGAACTTGATGAATGGCATACCACTATAAGCCTTCTTGCAGCTAATCTTAACCTACTGATACTCAATGAGGAGGCACACCCAGAGCCACAGACTGTGAGTGGTTCTCACAGTCGCAAGCACTCACCCTCTCGAATTGCTTCTGGTAGTTCTCCTCTGAACAAATCATCCTCCGATTCCACTTTAAGCTCTCAGAGCTCTGCTCAGGCTTCCGCTCCAAAAGTTGCTCAGGTCTCTTCTACCTTCCCATCTCACCCTCCCCTTCCTTCGACCCCATCCTCTTTAATTTCTTCCCACCACCAAagttcatcttcctcttccaccaTCCACTCTCCTGCAAAAAATCCTCAGTCTGCAGCTGGATActcttccaactccttcgaATTTGTGCCCCAAACCCATCCTCCTCTCAGCTTTCAGCCCCAATTCTATCAGTGTCCCTTTGAGACCATACCTCAAATCTACCACAATCCTGTCGACTTTGCTCGTCAGCTCTCCCCCA CAAGCTCCTCTAAACCCGAATCTCTTCCATCTAACAACGCCAACATGGGCTGGCCATTTGACCTGGAAGGGATCCCCGACTACGGAGATATTGTGCGTTTTGAAGGCTACTCGATCGAGGATCTTCTTCAGCAGGCTTCCACTCCATTTGGTAGTATCACTGAGATGCGCCCACCTTATCGCAATGGCGTTCTGATGATCTCGAAC ATCCCGTACACTGTGACTCGCCAGGAGGTGGCCTCGTTCCTTGGACGCAGTGCTAACCTTCTCCCATCTTCTCAAGGATGCCCGATTCATATCATAATGGAACGGTCCACTGGAAAGACTATGGATTGCTATGTTGAGTTCCCAACTAAGGAGGATGCTGAAGATACCGTCAACCGCATCAATCATGCCTATGATGCTGGCAGCATGCCACGTATGGGCAGCCGCCATGTTGACATAGAGCTCAGCACCCCGGCCAAGCTGCTCAAGGCTGCCTTTCCCCGGGCGAAATGCATTTCATGGGAGAATGGAATTCCTGTTCAGCTTGTCAACAAAGATAGTTGGTCCACTGGTTTTGATGGCTTCCTCACCGACGAGGAATTGTTTTGCCTCGTTCGTCTTGCAGAACAACCGCATCGT AGCGCATTTGCTAGCAAGGTTCCTCAGCGTTGCTATGAATCGTTCATTACCACTATCTGGAAG TTCCCATGGCACGCAACTCATCTCTACACCGTACATCATCGCAATGCTCTTTTCAGGACTCTTGGTACCTTGATCAAGACTCTGGTGGAGCGTATGCAGAAGACAAACACAGTCGGTTTAGATATCCGCCTTCTCAACGAGTTGGTTCATGCGGGAATATGTTGCCCCGCTTTCAATCCTCGCATGAAATACTGTTTTGCTTGGTGGTCAAAGGATCAGAGAGGAATTGAGTCATTGGACCATGACTGGTGCCTCTACTTCCCATTCGACACTCTGACATATGTTCCTGGACAAAGTTCTGCTGCCATTCAG TTTTATTCCTACGTCATGTCCAACGGTTCTGTTCTGCGCACCGAGAACGATGGTCTACTCAACAAGCATACTCACCCTGAGATCGAGCGAATTTTCGGACGATTCTGGTTTGAGTGGGACGATGGCGTTGCCCGGAACAAGATTTTCAAGGACGCAATCATCTACGAAGCCAGTGTTCTTCGGAAATTCATAATCACTGGATTCCAGCAGCTCCACAGAAGAAAATCCAGCATCTCAACCATCGGCACTGCTCCTGGCTCTTCGCCAACCCACAGTCTTGCGTCAGTCGACAGTCAACGCACAATCTCAATATCCCAAAGTGTCTCGGTGAACCCCAACCCTGCTTCTCAGGAAAGCTCGACTGTTTCGGCTACCAGCAATATGCCTAGCAGCCTCCATGAGCATAGCAATGACTGGAATGTCCCTGGTAACCCCCATGCTAGCTCTCAGCGACTTGATGCTGACCAATATCTGCCGGATACCCCCACCCATCGGCCTCGTGCATCGGTCCCTCCCTACCGTCCGCCACATCAACGACctgccgatcaaaccaagTCCCGTAATCAGGCTGTTAGCTGGCGCATGCCTCAAGCCCAGGAGGTACTTGTGGCTGGCTCAACACAGAGCCATACTGAGATCCGACCCGTGTATCGTGCTCCGCACTCGACTGCGCAGAACGTTCGATCGTCCTCTGACCCTTTCGGACCGGTCCCTTCGATTGCTCCCACTAGCCATCGCTCTCGCTCCGACGCCACCCGTCTGTCGAACATCGATCAACGGGCCTTTGATGAGCTCCGAGCTGCTGGCCGCGGTACCCGATCCGCAAAGAAGTAA